The following nucleotide sequence is from Saccharothrix texasensis.
CCCGACGGCCTCTACCAGACACCCGGCGTCGCCGTCCCGTACTGCTCCGTCTACGACACCGAGGGCCGGGAGTCGTTGGGCGCCGACCACTCCCGCCGCGTGATCGGCTACTTCACCAGCTGGCGCACGGGCCGCAACGGCGCGCCCGCCTACCTGGCGTCCGACATCCCGTGGACCAAGGTCACGCACCTCAACTACGCGTTCGCGCACCTCGACGCGCAGAACCGGGTCTCGGTCGGCCCCGACGGCCCGGACAACGCCTCCACCGGCATGACCTGGCCGGGCGTCGAGCTCGACCCGTCCCTGCCGTACCAGGGGCACTTCAACCTGCTCAACAAGTACAAGAAGCAGTACCCGAACGTGAAGACGCTGATCTCGGTCGGCGGCTGGGCGGAGACCGGCGGGTTCCTCGAACCGGACGGCACGCGCAACGCCTCCGGCGGTTTCTACAAGCTCGGCGCGCAGCCGCAGGCCACCGTGGACGCCTTCGCCGACTCCGCCGTGCAGTTCATCCGCGAGTACGGGTTCAACGGCGTGGACATCGACTACGAGTACGCCACGTCGAACAACCACGCGGGCAACCCGGACGACTTCTGGATCTCCAACGCCAACCGCGGCACGCTGTGGGCCGGTTACGAGAAGATCATGAAGACGTTGCGGGAGAAGCTGGACCGCGCCTCGGCGCAGGACGGCCGGCACTACCTGCTCACCGCCGCCGTGCCCGCCTCCGGCTGGCTGCTGCGCGGGCAGGAGGCCTACCAGGTCACCCGCTACCTCGACTACCTGAACGTGATGAGCTACGACCTGCACGGGTCGTGGAACCACTTCGTCGGCCCGAACGCCGCGCTCTACGACGACGGCAAGGACGGCGAGCTGGCCGCCGGCGGCGTCTACACCGCGCCGCAGTACGAGGGCATGGGCTACCTGAACACCGACTGGGCCTACCACTACTACCGGGGCGCGATGCAGGCCGGCCGGATCAACATCGGCGTCCCGTTCTACAGCCGCGGCTGGCAGGGCGTCACCGGCGGCACGAACGGGCTGTGGGGCCGCGCCGCGCTGCCGGACCAGACGAAGTGCCCGCCCGGCACGGGGTCCACCGTCGGCTCGACCACGCCCTGCGGCAACGGCGCGGTCGGCATCGACAACCTGTGGCACGACTCCACCGCGGGCGGCGCCGAGGTGCCGTCGGGCGTGAACCCCATGTGGCACGCCAAGAACCTGGAGAACGAGATCACGCCGGACTACCTGGCCGGGCACGGCCTCGACCCGGTGAACGACCCGGCCGACCGGATCTCCGGTTCCTACCAGCGGTTCTACGACAGCACGCTCACCTCGCCGTGGCTGTGGAACGCCGACAAGAAGGTCTTCCTGTCCACTGAGGACGAGCAGTCGATCGCGGCCAAGGCGAAGTACGTGGCCGACAAGGGCATCGGCGGCATCATGATCTGGGAGCTGGCGGGCGACTACCGCTTCGACAGCGCCAAGGGCCAGTACACGGTCGGCGACACCCTGCTCACCAAGATCAACGACGGGTTGCGCGGCGCGGCGCCCTACGGCGCGCGCAAGGCCGCCGGGACGACGCCGGGCCAGGTGCTGAACGTGAGCGCCACCGTCTCCGGGTTCGCGCTCGGCGACAGCAACTACCCGATCACGCCGAAGCTGAAGCTGACCAACAACTCGACCACCACCCTGCCGGGCGGCACGAAGATCGAGTTCGACTACGGCACCAGCGCGCCGGGCAGCATGGCCGACCAGTCCGGCTTCGGGCTGCGGGTCACCACCAAGGGCCACTCCGGCGGCAACGTCGGCGGCCTGAGGGGCGACTTCCAGCACGTCGAGCTGACGTTGCCGACCTGGCAGCCGCTCGCGCCCGGCGCGTCGGTGGACGTCGCGCTGAGCTACCAGCTGCCGATCGCGTCGCCGTCGAACTTCAAGCTCACGTTCGGCGGCCGGTCCTACGCCATCGCCTCCGACCACCCGCGCGGCGGCGGCCCGGACCCGACCAGCAGCACGACCACCACCACGACCACCACGACCACGACGACCGGCCAGCCCGGCTGCACCGTGCCCGCGTGGGACCGCGCCAAGGTCTACAACGGCGGCAACGAGGTCTCGCACCGGGGCAAGCGCTGGCAGGCGAAGTGGTGGACGCAGGGCGAGGAGCCGGGCACGACCGGCGAGTGGGGCGTCTGGCGCGACCAGGGTGCCTGCTGAGGATCACCCGACGTGCTCCGACGTGCGCCTGAGGCATCCCTTACCCGCCGTCTGCCACCCCTTACGGCGGCGGGTAAGGGGACCAGGGCCACAACCCACGTGAACGCCCGATGCCCGCGCCTCCGCCTCAGGACGAATCTTCGTGTCACCAGAGAAGCGGCACGACACGAGGAGCAAGTCATGGAGTGGACGCCCGAGTCCTTGAAGGCGGAGATCGACTACCGGCAGGCCGCACTGCGCGAGGACGCGGCTCTCTACCGCGTCGGCCGGCAGACGCACCCGACCCGCCGGTCGTGGTGGCGGCGGCTCGGCCACGGTTCCGGCCCGGACGCCCCCGGCGCCGACAATGGCCACCGCGAGGCCGCCTGAGGTGTGACAGCATGCCTGGTGTGGCACGCATCGGTTCCGGAATTCCCTTGGTGGCGCGTAGCCGGGAGATGACCAGGCTGCGCGCCGCCCTCGACGAGGCCGCGCGCGGCGAGGCGGGCGCGGTCCTGCTGGCCGGCGACGCGGGCGTCGGCAAGACCCGGCTGGTGGACGAGCTGTCCGCCACGGCGGGCGACGCGCTCGTGCTCAACGGCCGCTGCCTCGACGTCGGCGAGACCGGTCTGCCGTACCTGCCCTTCACCGAGGCGTTGGGGCAGGTGCGGCAGGCCGGTCTGCTCGACGTCGAGGCCCGGCCCGCCCTCGGCCTGCTGCTGCCGGAGCTGGCGCTGCCCGCGGGCCGCGACGGCGGCACGTCGGTGTCCGGTCTGCCCTCGCACCTGACCGGCCGCCGCCCCGAGCAGGACGTCGGCCAGCTCCAGCTGTTCGACGCGGTGCACGGCCTGCTCGGCGAGCTGGCCGAGGAGCGGCCCGTGCTGCTGGTGCTCGAAGACCTGCACTGGGCCGACGCCTCCACCCGCTACCTGCTGTCGTTCCTGCTCTCCCGGCTGCGCGCGCAGCGGCTGCTCGTCGTCGCCACCTACCGGTCCGACGACCTGCACCGCAGCCACCCGCTGCGGCCCCTGCTCAACGAGCTGGTGCGGCTGCCCGCCGTGCAGCGGCTCGACCTGACCCCGTTGAGCGCGATCGACGCGCGCTCGTTCGTCGCCGCGCTGGCCGACGACCTGCCCGACGACGTGGTGCTGGAGGTCGCCGAGCGCTCGGACGGCAACCCGTTCTTCGCCGAGGAGCTGATCGCGGTCGCCAGCTGCGGCGACCGCGAGGTGCCGTGGACGCTGGCCGAGGTGCTGCTGACCCGCATCGAGGGCCTCTCCCCGCAGGCGCAGCGCGTGGTGCGGGTCGCGTCCGTCGGCGGCCGGTCCGTGCGCCACGACCTGCTGCGCGACGTGGCCGGGATGGACGACGTCGGCCTGGACGGCGTGCTGCGCGAGGCCGTGCAGCACCACGTGCTGGTGGTCGACGGCGCCGAGGTCTACACGTTCCGGCACGCGTTGCTGCGCGAGACCGTCTACCTCGACCTGCTGCCCGGTGAGCGCGTGCGGCTGCACGCCGCCTACGCGGACCGGCTCGCGTCCTCCGGCGGCCGGGGCGCCGCCGCCGCCCTGGCCCACCACAGCCTGGAGTCCCACGACCTGGTCCGCGCGCTGCGCGCGTCGGTCGAGGCGGGGGAGGAGGCCAAGGCGGCCGGCGCGCCCGCCGAGTCGCTGCGGCACCTGGAGCAGGCGTTGAAGCTGTGGCACGCGGTGCCCGCCGGCGACCGGCCGGCCGGCCTGACCGAGCTGTCGCTGCTGCGCAGCGCGTCGTGGGCGGCGGGCACGGCGGGCCAGCCCGAGCGGGCCATCGCGTTCGCCCGGACCGGCACCACCGCGGTGGACGAGTCCGACCCCGAGGAGGCCGCCGAGATGTGGCGGCGCTTCGCGCAGGCTTTGCAGGTGCTCGACGGCACCGACGACGAGAAGTACCACGCGGTGGAGGAGGCGTGGCGGCTGGTCCGGGACCGGCCCGCGAGCCGGGCCCGCGCGTGGGTGCTGGCGGTGTGGGCGGCGGCGCTGCGCAACGACCGCAAGTACGTGGAGGCCCGTGAACGCGCCGAGATGGCGGTGGCGGACGGCCGCGCGGCCGGCGCGGACTCGGCCGTCGCGGACGGGCTGACCACGTTGGGCCTGCTCGACGAGCCCGACGGGGAGATCTCGCGGGCGCGCGAGCACCTGACGGACGCGGTGGCGTGCGCGATGGAGGCCGACGCGGTCACCACCGAGCTGCGGGCCCGGTACTACCTCGGCCTGCACCACTACGACCTCGGCGAGCTGGCCGAGGCGGGCCGGGCGTTCGACGAGGGCGTGGCGCGGGCCAAGGCGACCGGCCTGACGTGGAGCTCGTTCGGCCTGGAGCTGCGCATCCTCCAAGTGCTGACCAAGTACTACCGCGGCGAGTGGGACGGCGCGGCGACCGCCGCCGAACCGCCCGGCCTGCGGGTCTCCAGCACGGTGTCGGCGCGGCTGGCCGCGGCGGGCACGCACGTGGCGGTCGGCCGGGGCGAGTTCGACCAGGCCGACCGGATGATCCGGGAGCTGCGCGCGGACTGGCACCGCGACCTCCAGATCGCGCTGATCACCGGCGGCACGGGCGCGGAGCTGGCGCTGTGGCGCGGTCAGCCGGAACTGGCCGTGGACCGGATCGCGGACGCCATCAGCTGGTCGCGCAAAGAGGGCGAGTGGACGCTGGCCGGCATCCGGCTGGCCGCCCTGGGCGTGGCGGGGCACGTGGAGATCGCCGCGCGGGCCCGGCGGCGCAAGGACCGGGAGGCCGAGGAGCAGGCCGTGCGGGCCGGTCGGGAGCTGGCCGAGTACGCGCGCACGACCGCCGAGATGGGGATGCCCCGCACCGGCGTGCTCGGCCCGGAAGGACGGGCGTGGCTGGCGCGCGCGGCGGCCGAGGAGTCGCGGTTGACCGGCGCGGGCGACCCGGACCGGTGGCGGTGCGCGGTCGACGTGTTCGGCTTCGGATCGGTGTTCGAGCAGGCCGTCTGCCGGTGGCGGCTGGCCGAGGCGCTGCTCGGCGCGGACCGGCGCGAGGAAGCCGCGGCGGAGCTGCGGCTGGCCAGCGCGGTGGCCGACGAGCTGGGCGCGGCGCCGTTGCGCGAGGTGCTCGACCTGGTCGCCCGGCGGGCCCGGGTGGCGTTGCGCGACGTCGGGCCGCGTGACCGGGTGGACCCGTTCACGCCGCGCGAGCGGTCCGTGCTGGAGCTGGTCGCGCTGGGCCGCACCAACCGCCAGGTCGGCGAGGAGCTCTACATCTCGGAGAAGACGGTCAGCGTGCACCTGAGCCGGATCATGGCCAAGCTCGGCGCGAGCAGGCGGGCCGAGGCGGTGGCCAACGCGTTCGACCGCGGCCTGCTGGACCTGCCCGGGCAGCCCGTCGAGCAGGCTTCGTCAGACCTCGGGACTAGTGCCCGTCATCCCGCCGGTTGACCTCCGGTTCCGCCGCCGAGGTGACGCCTGCCGACCCGCGTGCCCCATAGCTTTCTCGACGTCAGCCAGACCCGAGGAATTGAGGGAGCATGTCCGCACTGGTGTCCGACGTCGGAACCCGCACCGCTGTAGCCGCCGCGAACCTGGTGAAGGTGTACGGCAAGGGCGACACCGCCGTGCGGGCGCTCGACGGTGTCAGCGTCGAGTTCACGGCGGGCAGGTTCACCGCCATCATGGGCCCGTCCGGCTCCGGCAAGTCCACGCTGATGCACTGCCTGGCCGGGCTGGACAACGTCGACGGCGGCAGCGTCCACATCGGCGGCACCGAGATCACCTCGCTGGGCGACAAGGAGCTGACCCGGCTGCGCCGCGACCGGGTCGGGTTCGTCTTCCAGGCGTTCAACCTGCTGCCCACCCTCACCGCCGAGGCCAACATCCTCCTCGGCCTCGAACTGGCCGGCCGCAAACCCGACCGCGAGTGGTTCGACACCATCGTGGACGTGCTCGGCCTGCGCGACCGGCTCAAGCACAAGCCGACCGAGCTGTCCGGCGGCCAGCAGCAGCGCGTGGCCTGCGCCCGCGCCCTGGTCGCCCGGCCCGACGTGGTGTTCGCCGACGAGCCCACCGGCAACCTCGACTCGCGCTCCGGCGCCGAGGTGCTCGACTTCCTGCGCATGTCCGTGCGCAAGCTCGGCCAGACCGTGATCATGGTGACGCACGACCCGGTCGCCGCGTCCTACGCCGACCGCGTGGTGCTGATGGCCGACGGCCACCTCGCCGGCGAGATCGACAACCCGACCGCCGACTCCGTGCTGTCCGCCCTCAAGCACCTGGGGGCGTGACCTGATGCTGCGCACGATCATCGCGGGCCTCAAGGCCCGCACCGCGCGGCTCGTGCTGTCCTCGGTGGCGATCGCCCTCGGCGTCGCCTTCGTGACCGGCACGCTGGTGCTCGGCGACGCCATGAACGCGAGCCTGCGCGACGAGTTCGCCAAGGACGCGCGCAACGTGGACGTCTCGGTCACCGTGGACGGCGGGTCGTCGTCCGGCGAGTCCACCGACATCCCGGGCATCACCCCGGAGACGTTGGCGAAGATCCGGCAGGCGCCGGGCGTGGCGGGCGCCGACCCGCGCGACTTCCAGCAGGTGCCGGTGGTCGCGGCCAACGGCAAGGCCAAGCCCGCGTGGGCCGTCCCGCTGGCGAGCAACGAGAAGCTGCGCGAGTTCGACCTGGTCGAGGGGCGCTACCCGACCGAGGACGACGAGATCGCGGTCGACAAGCGCACCGCCTCCACCGCCAAGCTGACGATCGGCCAGCCGGTCGTGCTGCTGGGCAAGGAGGAGTCGCGGCACACGTACACGCTCGTCGGCACCTACCAGCAGGGCACGAACCAGTTGTCGCTGGCGGGCTACGACCACGTCGGGCTCACCCCCGAGGGCTTCCAGGCGCTGGAGCCGGAACGCCCGCCGTACCAGGTGGTCGCCACCGCCGCGGCCGGGTTCACCCAGCAGCAGGTGGTGGACAACGTCCGGCAGGCCATCGGCGACCGGGGCTTCAAGATCCAGAGCGGCGCGGAGCTGACCGAGGAGACGTTGCAGCGGGTCGAGTCCCAGGCGGGCGAGTTCACGTCGCTGCTGCTGGCGTTCGCGATCATCGCGCTGATCGTCGCGGCGATGGTCATCTACAACACGTTCACCATCCTGGTCGCCCAGCGCACCCGCGAGCTGGCGCTCATGCGCTGCGTCGGCGCGAGCCGCGGCCAGGTGTTCCGCGGGGTGCTGGCCGAGGCGCTGGTGATGGGCCTGACCGCGTCGGTGATCGGCCTGCTCGGCGGCATCGGCGTGTCCGCCCTGCTGCAACGGGTGATGTTCTCGTTCAACGGCGGCGAGGGCGCCGTGCTGCTGCCCGTGACGGGGACGACGGTGGCCGCCGCGTTCGCCGTCGGCACGCTGGTCACCGTGCTCGCCGCGGTGCTGCCCGCCCGCAAGGCGACCCGGGTCGCGCCGGTGGCCGCGCTGCGCAGCCAGCCCGACAGCGGCGAGGAGGTCTCCCGCACCGGTGTGGTGCGCGTGCTGACCGCCGGGCTGTTCCTGGTGGTCGGCGTCGGCGCGGTGGTGTTCGGCATGGGCATGGACGACGAGGAAGCCGCCATGATCACCAGCGGTGCGGGCACGATGGCGCTGCTGGCCGCGGTGCTCGTGCTGGGTCCGCTGCTGGTCGGCCCGGTCAACCGGGTGCTCGGCGCGCTGCCCCGGGCGGTGCTCGGCGTGCCCGCCAAGCTCGCGTCGGCCAACGCGGGCCGCAACCCCAAGCGCACCGCCGCGACCACCGCGGCGTTGATGATCGGCGTGACGATCGTGTCGCTGGTGACCGTGGTCGCCAACAGCGCCAAGGAGACCGCGAACGCCGAGATCGACCAGCGGATGCCCGCCGACTACACGGTGACCTCCGCCGTCTACGACCGGCCGCTGCCCCGGGAGCTGGCCGACCAGCTGGCCGCCGTGCCGGAGGTGGCGCAGGTCGCGCCCACCACCGTCGTCTACGGGGAGCGCGAGTACTTCACCGGCATCACGCGCGACGCGCTCGGCAGCCTGTTCCGGCCGACGGTGACCAGCGGGTCGCTCGACGACCTCCGGGACGGCACGGTCGCGGTGAACGCGGACTACGCCAAGCGCCGCAACGTGTCGATCGGCTCGGTGGTGTCGTTCAAACCGGGTCGGGGTGAGGCGCAGGACCTTGAGGTGGTCGCGGTGGTCGAGGGCCAGCGGCTGTCCGACGGGATCATGACGATGGAGACGTCGCTGCGGTTCGAGCAGGCCGCCGAGGGCTACGACAGCATCCTGGTCAAGCTGAAGGACGGCGCCGTGAACGGGCGCGCGGCGGTCGAGAAGGTCACCGACCCCTCGCCGCTGGCGATGCTCGACAGCGCGGCCGAGACCAAGGAGCAGCTCAACCAGCAGCTCAACCAGGTGCTGGGGTTCATCTGGGCGTTGATCGGGCTGGCCGTGGTGATCGCGTTGTTCGGCATCGCGAACACGTTGACGCTGTCGGTGCTGGAGCGGACGCGCGAGTCGGCGCTGCTGCGGGCGCTGGGGCTGACGCGCGGCCAGCTGCGGCTGATGCTGGTGGTCGAGTCGGTGCTGATGGCGTTGATGGGCGCGGCGATCGGGCTGCTGCTCGGCATCGGCTTCGGCTGGGTGATCACCGAGGCGTTGTCCACCGACACCCTCGCGGTCGACCTGGTCGTGCCCTTCGGGCAGATCGGCGTGATGCTGGCCGGCGCCGTGGTCGCCGCGATCGTGGCCGCCGCGCTACCCGCCCGGCGCGCCGCCAGGACCTCGGTCGTCGCGGGGATGGCCGAGGCGTGAGGAAACCCGGTGGCCCGCTCTTCTTCGGGGGAGGAGCGGGCCACCGGGTTCCGCGCTGCGCGGGGCAGGCGCCTCACCCGCCTGGTGGTCGCAGGCGGGTTCGCCCACGTCGAAGCGGGTGAGGAAGCCGCCCCGGCACCGGGCAGCACGTCACCAGCGCCCGCGCGGTCCTGATCGCGGTGGGCGACTTCCAGGACCGTCAACGGCCGCTCGTCCACCCTGCGCCCGAGGCCTCCGCCCAGGTGACCGAGGCCACGCCGAGCCCTGCGGACGTCGCCCGGCGCCGACCGCTGCGGGCTGATCTCCGTGCGACGGGGGTCACAGATTTCCTGCTGAGCACGCGTCACATCCGGTGGGCAACCGCCTCTAACAGGGTGCGGGGTGGCCCGGGCGAGGGCCGGGCCACCCGGCTTCCACGCCCCCGCCGCCGGGTTCACGGACAGTCGCGTGCCGTCACGGTCGGCGCACGAGAGCGCTTCAGAATGTTGCGGAACGGTGTCGACCGGTACTTCCCGGGTTGACGCGCGGACCGGGACTCACGACTGTGAGAGCGCTCTCATGGCGTCGGGTCCGAGCCCGGCGAGCGCGTCGAGGAGGACGGATGAGCAGGACTCTGGGCGGTCGGGCGACGTCGATCACCGCGGTGGCCCTGGCGGCCACGCTGGTGGCGGCCTGCGGTGGCGGGGGAGGCGGCGCGGGCGACGGCAAGATCAAGCTGTCGATCGGGATCTTCTCCGACTTCGGCTACACCACGCTGATCAAGGAGTACCAGGCGGCGCACCCGGACATCGAGATCGAGCAGCGCACGGTCAAGATGGAGCAGCACCACACGCA
It contains:
- a CDS encoding ABC transporter ATP-binding protein; amino-acid sequence: MSALVSDVGTRTAVAAANLVKVYGKGDTAVRALDGVSVEFTAGRFTAIMGPSGSGKSTLMHCLAGLDNVDGGSVHIGGTEITSLGDKELTRLRRDRVGFVFQAFNLLPTLTAEANILLGLELAGRKPDREWFDTIVDVLGLRDRLKHKPTELSGGQQQRVACARALVARPDVVFADEPTGNLDSRSGAEVLDFLRMSVRKLGQTVIMVTHDPVAASYADRVVLMADGHLAGEIDNPTADSVLSALKHLGA
- a CDS encoding ABC transporter permease, with the translated sequence MLRTIIAGLKARTARLVLSSVAIALGVAFVTGTLVLGDAMNASLRDEFAKDARNVDVSVTVDGGSSSGESTDIPGITPETLAKIRQAPGVAGADPRDFQQVPVVAANGKAKPAWAVPLASNEKLREFDLVEGRYPTEDDEIAVDKRTASTAKLTIGQPVVLLGKEESRHTYTLVGTYQQGTNQLSLAGYDHVGLTPEGFQALEPERPPYQVVATAAAGFTQQQVVDNVRQAIGDRGFKIQSGAELTEETLQRVESQAGEFTSLLLAFAIIALIVAAMVIYNTFTILVAQRTRELALMRCVGASRGQVFRGVLAEALVMGLTASVIGLLGGIGVSALLQRVMFSFNGGEGAVLLPVTGTTVAAAFAVGTLVTVLAAVLPARKATRVAPVAALRSQPDSGEEVSRTGVVRVLTAGLFLVVGVGAVVFGMGMDDEEAAMITSGAGTMALLAAVLVLGPLLVGPVNRVLGALPRAVLGVPAKLASANAGRNPKRTAATTAALMIGVTIVSLVTVVANSAKETANAEIDQRMPADYTVTSAVYDRPLPRELADQLAAVPEVAQVAPTTVVYGEREYFTGITRDALGSLFRPTVTSGSLDDLRDGTVAVNADYAKRRNVSIGSVVSFKPGRGEAQDLEVVAVVEGQRLSDGIMTMETSLRFEQAAEGYDSILVKLKDGAVNGRAAVEKVTDPSPLAMLDSAAETKEQLNQQLNQVLGFIWALIGLAVVIALFGIANTLTLSVLERTRESALLRALGLTRGQLRLMLVVESVLMALMGAAIGLLLGIGFGWVITEALSTDTLAVDLVVPFGQIGVMLAGAVVAAIVAAALPARRAARTSVVAGMAEA
- a CDS encoding helix-turn-helix transcriptional regulator, with protein sequence MPGVARIGSGIPLVARSREMTRLRAALDEAARGEAGAVLLAGDAGVGKTRLVDELSATAGDALVLNGRCLDVGETGLPYLPFTEALGQVRQAGLLDVEARPALGLLLPELALPAGRDGGTSVSGLPSHLTGRRPEQDVGQLQLFDAVHGLLGELAEERPVLLVLEDLHWADASTRYLLSFLLSRLRAQRLLVVATYRSDDLHRSHPLRPLLNELVRLPAVQRLDLTPLSAIDARSFVAALADDLPDDVVLEVAERSDGNPFFAEELIAVASCGDREVPWTLAEVLLTRIEGLSPQAQRVVRVASVGGRSVRHDLLRDVAGMDDVGLDGVLREAVQHHVLVVDGAEVYTFRHALLRETVYLDLLPGERVRLHAAYADRLASSGGRGAAAALAHHSLESHDLVRALRASVEAGEEAKAAGAPAESLRHLEQALKLWHAVPAGDRPAGLTELSLLRSASWAAGTAGQPERAIAFARTGTTAVDESDPEEAAEMWRRFAQALQVLDGTDDEKYHAVEEAWRLVRDRPASRARAWVLAVWAAALRNDRKYVEARERAEMAVADGRAAGADSAVADGLTTLGLLDEPDGEISRAREHLTDAVACAMEADAVTTELRARYYLGLHHYDLGELAEAGRAFDEGVARAKATGLTWSSFGLELRILQVLTKYYRGEWDGAATAAEPPGLRVSSTVSARLAAAGTHVAVGRGEFDQADRMIRELRADWHRDLQIALITGGTGAELALWRGQPELAVDRIADAISWSRKEGEWTLAGIRLAALGVAGHVEIAARARRRKDREAEEQAVRAGRELAEYARTTAEMGMPRTGVLGPEGRAWLARAAAEESRLTGAGDPDRWRCAVDVFGFGSVFEQAVCRWRLAEALLGADRREEAAAELRLASAVADELGAAPLREVLDLVARRARVALRDVGPRDRVDPFTPRERSVLELVALGRTNRQVGEELYISEKTVSVHLSRIMAKLGASRRAEAVANAFDRGLLDLPGQPVEQASSDLGTSARHPAG
- a CDS encoding chitinase C-terminal domain-containing protein; its protein translation is MPKRTRLSPLVALFAAVAGLVVAVVSPTPPSAAAAGEECRPDGLYQTPGVAVPYCSVYDTEGRESLGADHSRRVIGYFTSWRTGRNGAPAYLASDIPWTKVTHLNYAFAHLDAQNRVSVGPDGPDNASTGMTWPGVELDPSLPYQGHFNLLNKYKKQYPNVKTLISVGGWAETGGFLEPDGTRNASGGFYKLGAQPQATVDAFADSAVQFIREYGFNGVDIDYEYATSNNHAGNPDDFWISNANRGTLWAGYEKIMKTLREKLDRASAQDGRHYLLTAAVPASGWLLRGQEAYQVTRYLDYLNVMSYDLHGSWNHFVGPNAALYDDGKDGELAAGGVYTAPQYEGMGYLNTDWAYHYYRGAMQAGRINIGVPFYSRGWQGVTGGTNGLWGRAALPDQTKCPPGTGSTVGSTTPCGNGAVGIDNLWHDSTAGGAEVPSGVNPMWHAKNLENEITPDYLAGHGLDPVNDPADRISGSYQRFYDSTLTSPWLWNADKKVFLSTEDEQSIAAKAKYVADKGIGGIMIWELAGDYRFDSAKGQYTVGDTLLTKINDGLRGAAPYGARKAAGTTPGQVLNVSATVSGFALGDSNYPITPKLKLTNNSTTTLPGGTKIEFDYGTSAPGSMADQSGFGLRVTTKGHSGGNVGGLRGDFQHVELTLPTWQPLAPGASVDVALSYQLPIASPSNFKLTFGGRSYAIASDHPRGGGPDPTSSTTTTTTTTTTTTGQPGCTVPAWDRAKVYNGGNEVSHRGKRWQAKWWTQGEEPGTTGEWGVWRDQGAC